The region AATTCGTTTGCTAATAAACCTTCCAGAGTCTGTGCTTTAGGTTGTCTGACAGATTCAAATGCTTCGATCATTGCTCTTCTATGTGCTGCTTGATCAGGAACTGTCACTGAAGCTATATAAATTAATAATCCTAGCCAAAAAATGGTTTGCAGAATTTCTGAAATTTTCATTTTAAATCCTTTTAATTATTTAAATATTGTTAAATTTTAAAGATCTTGATCTTTTTACAGCAAGCAACTTACCTGCTACAAAATTATAGTTTAAAATTTACTTCTTTAAATCATACTTAGCGAGCATTTTGTCAAATTCGCCAGATTTTTGTAGCTCTTCGATCGCAGCATCTATCTTTTTGATAAGATCAGTATGTTTGCCCTTATCAAATGCCATCGCAAAGCCCTCTGTGCCATCAGGAAGTCTTAAAAACTCCTCTAAGTCTGGATTTTGTTTTAAAAACTCAACACCTATTGGACTATCAGTAAGCACAACATCGATCTTACTGGCATTTAGTGACATTATAGCTGCCGCTACGTTTTCAGCTGGGATTGACTGATTTGTGATCTTTTTAGCTGCCTCTTCTTGAAGTGTGCCAACTTGAGCTGAAATTTTCTTATCTTTAAGGTTGTCTTTATTTACATCTGAGCCTTTTTTGCGGATAAACAAATTCTCTGAAAAATAATATGGCTTAGTAAAATCAACAGACTTTCTTCTCTCATCAGTCGCGCTCATGCCGCTTATCGCGATATCGATCTTACCTGTTTTTAAAGCTGGTATTAGTCCATCAAAACTCATATTTGCAACGTCAAATTTGATCCCAGTTTTTTTAGTGATCTCATTTAAAAGATCGATCTCAAAACCAACGATTTGATTTTTATCATCAAGATATTCAAATGGAGGATAATCAGCACTTGATCCTACCTTATAAACTACCTCTTTGCTAGCTTCTGGCGCAGTTGCAGCGGTTTTTTTGCCACTATCATCACCACAACCTATAAAAAACAGAGCTAACCCTACCATTAAAAATTTTAATAAATTTTTCATTTTACTCCTTATTAGTGATTTAAAATTTTACCTAAAAACTCTCGCAGACGCTCATGCTGCGGATTTGTAAAGACATTTTTTGGTGTGTCATCAACTGCTATCTTGCCTTTGTCCATAAAGAAAATTCTATTTGCCACGTTTCTTGCAAAGCCCATCTCGTGAGTTACAACAAGCATCGTTATACCCTTTGCTGCGACATCTTTCATGATATCAAGCACCTCGCCGATCATCTCAGGATCTAGCGCGCTAGTTGGCTCGTCAAATAGT is a window of Campylobacter concisus DNA encoding:
- a CDS encoding basic amino acid ABC transporter substrate-binding protein codes for the protein MKNLLKFLMVGLALFFIGCGDDSGKKTAATAPEASKEVVYKVGSSADYPPFEYLDDKNQIVGFEIDLLNEITKKTGIKFDVANMSFDGLIPALKTGKIDIAISGMSATDERRKSVDFTKPYYFSENLFIRKKGSDVNKDNLKDKKISAQVGTLQEEAAKKITNQSIPAENVAAAIMSLNASKIDVVLTDSPIGVEFLKQNPDLEEFLRLPDGTEGFAMAFDKGKHTDLIKKIDAAIEELQKSGEFDKMLAKYDLKK